In Amycolatopsis sp. EV170708-02-1, the following are encoded in one genomic region:
- a CDS encoding 3-hydroxyacyl-CoA dehydrogenase, which yields MRIRVIGTGVMGRGIAQWAATAGHTVELADARSDAVGEAIGFIGDLLDRAVAKGRMTEPEAGEVRARLVPLDAVSAPGDGVDLVIEAIREDLDTKAALFGELEAVLPPTTIFATNTSSLPVTRIAATLADPSRLAGLHFFNPVPLMKIVEVVPGAATRPDIPGTLADLVRASGHRAVTVADTPGFLVNHAGRGLVTEAFALLEDSVAEPVVIDRIARDVLGLRMGPFELMDLTGLDVTAAVIDSIWTGFRHSDRLRPSFLTPNRVAAGLYGRKSGRGFYDHRPGAETAAEAPVTAAGCPLWIAGSGPDADALRAAFPESLDEPTSEAVVLVPVWGNTVAAAIAAHGLPAARTFGVDPLSLATRRRVLAVTPASDPDAVRAAVGAVAAGAEAVSVVRDTAGSVAQRLLASIVSVAASIAERSLAAPEDIDLAVTAALGYPSGPLAWGDRIGAARLLELQNRLHESTGDPRYRPTRWLRERAGLGLPLTTPAYPLEKETP from the coding sequence ATGCGGATCAGGGTCATCGGAACCGGTGTGATGGGCCGGGGGATCGCGCAGTGGGCGGCGACCGCCGGGCACACCGTCGAGCTCGCCGACGCGCGGAGTGACGCCGTCGGCGAAGCGATCGGCTTCATCGGAGATCTGCTCGACCGCGCGGTCGCCAAAGGACGGATGACGGAACCGGAGGCGGGCGAGGTCCGTGCCAGGCTCGTGCCGCTGGACGCGGTTTCGGCGCCGGGCGACGGCGTGGATCTGGTGATCGAAGCCATCCGTGAAGACCTGGACACCAAAGCCGCCCTCTTCGGTGAGCTGGAAGCGGTGCTGCCGCCCACGACCATCTTCGCGACGAACACCTCCTCGCTGCCGGTCACCCGGATCGCCGCGACGCTGGCCGATCCGTCGCGCCTCGCCGGTTTGCACTTCTTCAACCCGGTGCCGTTGATGAAGATCGTCGAGGTCGTCCCGGGAGCGGCCACTCGGCCCGACATCCCCGGCACGCTGGCCGATCTGGTGCGCGCGTCCGGGCATCGCGCGGTGACGGTCGCCGACACCCCGGGCTTCCTGGTCAATCACGCCGGACGCGGGCTGGTCACCGAGGCGTTCGCGCTGCTGGAGGATTCGGTCGCCGAACCGGTGGTGATCGACCGGATCGCCCGCGACGTGCTCGGCCTGCGGATGGGCCCGTTCGAGCTGATGGACCTGACCGGTCTCGACGTGACGGCCGCCGTCATCGACTCGATCTGGACCGGGTTCCGGCATTCCGACCGGCTGCGGCCCTCGTTCCTCACCCCGAACCGGGTGGCCGCCGGGCTGTACGGCCGCAAGAGCGGGCGCGGGTTCTACGATCATCGCCCCGGCGCCGAGACCGCCGCCGAAGCACCGGTCACCGCCGCCGGGTGTCCACTGTGGATCGCCGGATCGGGACCGGACGCCGACGCCTTGCGCGCGGCCTTCCCGGAATCCTTGGACGAGCCCACATCCGAAGCCGTCGTACTGGTGCCTGTCTGGGGAAACACTGTCGCGGCGGCGATCGCGGCGCACGGGCTGCCCGCTGCCCGCACGTTCGGCGTGGACCCGCTCTCGCTCGCCACCCGGCGCCGCGTGCTGGCCGTGACCCCGGCGTCGGATCCGGACGCGGTCCGGGCCGCCGTCGGCGCGGTGGCGGCGGGTGCCGAGGCGGTGTCGGTGGTGCGGGACACCGCCGGTTCGGTCGCGCAGCGCCTGCTGGCCTCGATCGTCTCGGTCGCCGCGTCGATCGCGGAACGGTCGCTGGCCGCACCGGAGGACATCGACCTCGCCGTCACGGCCGCCCTCGGCTACCCGTCCGGGCCGCTCGCCTGGGGCGATCGGATCGGCGCCGCCCGCCTGCTCGAACTCCAGAACCGGCTGCACGAGAGCACCGGCGATCCGCGCTACCGGCCGACACGCTGGCTGCGGGAACGCGCCGGACTCGGGCTGCCCCTGACCACCCCCGCCTACCCGCTGGAGAAGGAAACACCGTGA
- a CDS encoding CoA-transferase subunit beta codes for MTSTMDTGTTSSELLSVVASRELAGKRTVFAGIGLPTLAASLAHLTVAPDLEIVYESGVCGAHPSQLPETIADAVLITGAEAVLSMPALFGNVLQGGHIDVGFLGAAQIDRWGNLNSSVIGDWADPAVRLPGPGGAMEVMANSGEVFVVMRRHDPRSFVDKLDFCTSPGPDRALADGIRPLGAGVTRVITELGILARPGVGEPLRLVAVHPGVTAGQVRAATGWPLEVDAGLATIEPPADAELRRLREEVDPGRVYLR; via the coding sequence ATGACGTCCACAATGGACACCGGAACGACTTCGTCCGAACTGCTGTCGGTGGTCGCTTCCCGGGAACTGGCCGGGAAACGCACGGTGTTCGCCGGGATCGGCCTTCCGACGCTGGCCGCGTCGCTCGCCCACCTCACGGTCGCGCCGGATCTGGAGATCGTCTACGAATCCGGGGTCTGCGGCGCGCATCCTTCGCAGCTTCCGGAGACGATCGCCGACGCCGTCCTGATCACCGGTGCCGAAGCGGTGCTCTCGATGCCCGCGCTGTTCGGCAACGTGCTGCAGGGCGGGCATATCGACGTCGGTTTCCTCGGTGCCGCGCAGATCGACCGGTGGGGGAACCTGAACTCGTCGGTGATCGGCGACTGGGCCGATCCCGCGGTGCGGCTGCCCGGCCCCGGCGGCGCGATGGAGGTGATGGCGAACTCCGGCGAGGTCTTCGTCGTGATGCGCCGCCACGACCCCAGGTCCTTTGTGGACAAGCTGGACTTCTGCACCTCGCCCGGCCCTGATCGTGCGCTGGCCGACGGCATCCGCCCGCTCGGCGCGGGCGTCACCAGGGTGATCACCGAACTCGGCATCCTCGCGCGGCCGGGCGTCGGCGAACCCCTGCGGCTGGTCGCCGTCCACCCCGGCGTGACGGCCGGCCAGGTGCGCGCGGCCACCGGCTGGCCGCTGGAGGTCGATGCCGGCCTGGCCACGATCGAACCACCCGCCGACGCCGAGCTCCGGCGGCTGCGGGAAGAAGTCGACCCCGGTCGCGTCTACCTGCGTTGA
- a CDS encoding CoA transferase subunit A, which yields MPTGTVNPVTDKTTTMAEAIAAFVHDGDTVALEGFTHLIPTAAGHEIIRQGRRDLTVVRMTADIVVDQMLAGGCVRKLVSSFVGNSSAGSLGELRRRIERAEPEPLEFEEYSHYGMIGRYLAGAQRLPFYPVRSYAGSDLPSVNPGLRKVTSPYDDGEQIYVVPPVNPDVTIVHAQRADRSGNTQVWGLTGIQAEAVYAAKKAVVVVEEIVDDDVIRRDPNRTLIPAHAVDAVVACPRGAHPSFAQGYYDRDNAFYRGWSAISADPARLREWLGEWVFGTRDHAEYVAKLGERYWSGLAVDDALSLPVNYGRRRENAR from the coding sequence ATGCCGACTGGCACGGTGAATCCCGTGACCGACAAGACCACCACGATGGCCGAGGCCATCGCCGCCTTCGTGCACGACGGCGACACTGTCGCGCTCGAAGGGTTCACGCATCTGATCCCGACCGCGGCGGGCCACGAGATCATCCGGCAGGGCCGCCGCGACCTCACCGTGGTCCGGATGACCGCGGATATCGTCGTGGACCAGATGCTGGCGGGCGGCTGTGTCCGCAAACTGGTGTCGTCGTTCGTCGGCAACTCCTCGGCGGGCTCGCTCGGGGAGCTGCGGCGGCGGATCGAGCGCGCCGAACCCGAACCGCTGGAGTTCGAGGAATACAGCCACTACGGCATGATCGGCCGCTATCTGGCCGGCGCGCAGCGGCTGCCGTTCTACCCGGTGCGCTCGTACGCGGGCAGCGATCTGCCGTCGGTCAACCCCGGTCTCCGCAAGGTGACCTCGCCCTACGACGACGGCGAGCAGATCTACGTGGTGCCGCCGGTCAACCCGGACGTGACGATCGTCCACGCCCAGCGGGCGGACCGGTCGGGCAACACCCAGGTCTGGGGCTTGACCGGAATCCAGGCCGAAGCCGTGTACGCGGCGAAGAAGGCCGTGGTGGTGGTCGAGGAGATCGTCGACGACGACGTGATCCGCCGGGATCCCAACCGCACGCTCATTCCCGCGCACGCCGTCGACGCCGTGGTGGCCTGCCCGCGCGGCGCGCACCCGTCGTTCGCCCAGGGGTACTACGACCGGGACAACGCCTTCTATCGCGGCTGGTCGGCGATCAGCGCGGATCCGGCGCGCCTGCGCGAGTGGCTGGGGGAGTGGGTGTTCGGCACGCGGGATCACGCGGAATACGTGGCGAAACTGGGGGAGCGCTACTGGTCGGGCCTCGCCGTCGACGACGCGCTGAGCCTGCCGGTGAACTACGGACGGCGACGGGAGAACGCACGATGA
- a CDS encoding LysR family transcriptional regulator — protein MEFRHLNAFLAVAEELHFGRAAKRLQMAQPPLSQQIRQLERELGVALFERNTRSVRLTSAGESFLSPARTVLEDLDLATRAAKAAGRGEFGRVTVGFAGASSHESLPLLTRAVRAAHPGLELVMRGQTYANVALDRVADGSLDLGFVRLPVTQPGVRARVIDEEELICALPSDHRLAGHRRIPIEELASEVFVSFPANAGSTVREATVKACAEGGFTPKVVQEAPDSYTILALVAAGVGVTLTLTSCQHIQQTGLVYRRLAGKATRLQAALAWRADNPSAALRTVLAVAEEALPTPGD, from the coding sequence ATGGAGTTCCGTCATCTGAACGCCTTCCTGGCGGTGGCCGAGGAACTGCATTTCGGCCGCGCCGCGAAGCGCCTGCAGATGGCCCAGCCCCCGCTGAGCCAGCAGATCCGGCAGCTCGAACGCGAACTCGGGGTCGCGCTGTTCGAGCGCAACACCCGCTCCGTGCGCCTCACCAGCGCGGGCGAATCCTTCCTCAGCCCCGCCCGCACCGTGCTGGAAGACCTCGACCTGGCCACCCGCGCCGCGAAAGCCGCGGGTCGCGGGGAGTTCGGACGGGTCACCGTCGGCTTCGCCGGGGCGTCGAGCCACGAGTCGCTGCCGCTGCTGACCAGGGCGGTGCGGGCCGCGCACCCCGGACTCGAACTGGTGATGCGCGGGCAGACGTACGCCAACGTGGCGCTGGACCGCGTCGCGGACGGTTCGCTGGATCTCGGTTTCGTCCGCCTGCCGGTCACCCAGCCGGGTGTGCGGGCCAGGGTGATCGACGAGGAGGAGCTGATCTGCGCGCTGCCTTCGGACCATCGGCTGGCCGGGCACCGGCGTATCCCCATCGAGGAACTGGCCTCCGAGGTCTTCGTCAGCTTCCCCGCGAACGCGGGCTCGACGGTGCGCGAGGCCACCGTCAAGGCCTGCGCGGAGGGCGGGTTCACCCCGAAGGTGGTCCAGGAGGCGCCGGATTCGTACACGATCCTGGCGCTGGTGGCGGCCGGGGTCGGGGTGACGCTGACCCTCACGTCCTGCCAGCACATCCAGCAGACGGGGCTGGTCTACCGGCGCCTCGCCGGCAAGGCGACGCGCCTGCAGGCCGCCTTGGCCTGGCGCGCCGACAACCCGTCCGCCGCCCTGCGGACGGTGCTGGCCGTCGCCGAGGAGGCCCTGCCCACGCCCGGCGATTGA
- a CDS encoding MFS transporter has protein sequence MAADSTAKRAGIGAFIGSTIEWFDFYIYGTASALVFDKVFFPELDGAIGTLVAFATFWVGFLARPLGGVIFGHIGDRLGRKKTLVITLLLMGISTTLIGVLPGYATIGVAAPILLVLIRMIQGIGLGGEWGGSVLIASEHAPKGKSILYGAFAQQGSPVGNTLSTVSFLAISQLPDAAFVGWGWRIPFLASALLVVVGLFIRLKVTESPAMAGLIKTKKVAKLPLTEVLRNHPMLIVLGIGACTIGLSATYFKSTFALSWATSDIGFSRSSFLTIILVANITQILVQPWGAVIVTKMTSWRRAVSVMLLPELVLMPLMFLLIGTGDYTSAMVGVVVATVPHCLYYAALAGMLASRFPAHVRYTGISLCYQLCGTLLGGTTPIVGQFLLNLTGSITAVIVFAVFQVLLTLGCMLALLKRPSYDERAEEPAPPLRW, from the coding sequence ATGGCGGCGGACTCGACCGCGAAACGCGCGGGCATCGGGGCCTTCATCGGCTCGACCATCGAGTGGTTCGACTTCTACATCTACGGCACCGCTTCCGCGCTGGTGTTCGACAAGGTCTTCTTCCCCGAGCTCGACGGGGCGATCGGCACCCTGGTCGCCTTCGCGACCTTCTGGGTCGGTTTCCTCGCCAGGCCGCTCGGCGGCGTCATCTTCGGCCATATCGGCGACCGGCTCGGCCGCAAGAAGACCTTGGTCATCACGCTGCTGCTGATGGGCATCTCGACCACCCTGATCGGGGTGCTGCCCGGCTACGCGACGATCGGCGTGGCCGCGCCGATCCTGCTCGTGCTCATCCGGATGATCCAGGGCATCGGGCTCGGCGGCGAATGGGGCGGTTCGGTGCTCATCGCCTCGGAACACGCGCCCAAGGGGAAATCGATCCTCTACGGCGCCTTCGCCCAGCAGGGTTCGCCGGTGGGCAACACGCTGAGCACGGTCAGCTTCCTCGCCATCAGCCAGCTGCCGGACGCGGCGTTCGTCGGCTGGGGCTGGCGGATCCCGTTCCTGGCCTCCGCGCTGCTGGTCGTCGTCGGGCTGTTCATCCGGCTGAAGGTCACCGAATCCCCGGCCATGGCGGGACTGATCAAGACCAAGAAGGTCGCCAAACTGCCGCTGACCGAGGTGCTCCGCAACCACCCGATGCTCATCGTGCTCGGCATCGGCGCCTGCACCATCGGGCTGTCCGCCACCTACTTCAAGTCCACCTTCGCGCTGTCTTGGGCGACGTCGGACATCGGTTTCAGCCGCAGCTCCTTCCTCACCATCATCCTGGTCGCCAACATCACCCAGATCCTGGTGCAGCCGTGGGGCGCGGTGATCGTCACGAAGATGACCAGCTGGCGCCGCGCGGTGTCGGTGATGCTGCTGCCCGAACTCGTGCTGATGCCGCTGATGTTCCTGCTGATCGGCACGGGCGACTACACCTCGGCGATGGTCGGCGTCGTCGTCGCCACCGTGCCGCACTGCCTCTACTACGCCGCGCTCGCGGGCATGCTCGCCAGCCGGTTCCCCGCGCATGTGCGCTACACCGGGATCTCGCTGTGCTACCAGCTCTGCGGCACGCTGCTCGGGGGCACGACGCCGATCGTGGGCCAGTTCCTGCTCAACCTCACCGGCTCGATCACCGCCGTGATCGTGTTCGCGGTGTTCCAGGTCCTGCTGACGCTGGGCTGCATGCTGGCCCTGCTGAAGCGGCCGAGCTACGACGAGCGCGCCGAAGAGCCCGCCCCGCCACTGCGGTGGTGA
- a CDS encoding MaoC family dehydratase codes for MITANGIEEILALEGRDLGMSAWRTVTQDVIDTFAEVSGDGQWIHTDPVRAATGPFGGTIAHGYLTLSWGIPMFAELLRVTGVGMALNYGLNKVRFPAPVPVGGRVRLHASVAEVTAVPRGGVQMVRAFTFELDGSGKPACVAESVTRYYRSPS; via the coding sequence GTGATCACCGCGAACGGCATCGAGGAGATCCTGGCTCTCGAAGGCCGCGATCTGGGCATGTCGGCCTGGCGGACGGTGACGCAGGACGTCATCGACACCTTCGCCGAGGTTTCCGGTGACGGCCAATGGATCCACACCGACCCGGTTCGCGCCGCGACGGGGCCCTTCGGCGGCACGATCGCCCACGGCTACCTGACCTTGAGCTGGGGCATCCCGATGTTCGCCGAACTGCTGCGCGTCACCGGCGTCGGCATGGCGTTGAACTACGGGCTCAACAAGGTCCGGTTCCCCGCGCCGGTCCCGGTCGGCGGCCGGGTGCGGTTGCACGCGTCGGTGGCGGAAGTGACGGCCGTGCCGCGCGGCGGCGTGCAGATGGTGCGCGCGTTCACCTTCGAGCTGGACGGCTCGGGCAAGCCTGCCTGTGTCGCGGAGTCGGTCACGCGCTACTACCGCTCCCCCTCGTGA
- a CDS encoding dihydrofolate reductase family protein, with amino-acid sequence MSKVVLDVSMSLDGFTAGPNVRAEEPMGDGGERLHEWMAGEGADARAVEEVNAIVGATVIGRRTFELGLRPWGGTPWPGIPGFVVTHRIREGFRGDNGGTFAFDGLEAAVRRAKDAAGDKDVLVMGADVAGQLLGAGLLDEVHLHLAPVLLGQGTGLFAGRGGELIPEGEPVAGIATHLRFRVAGGS; translated from the coding sequence ATGAGCAAGGTGGTGCTGGATGTGTCGATGTCGCTGGACGGTTTCACCGCCGGGCCGAACGTGCGGGCCGAGGAGCCGATGGGGGACGGCGGTGAGCGGCTGCACGAGTGGATGGCCGGGGAGGGCGCCGACGCGCGTGCCGTCGAGGAGGTGAACGCGATCGTCGGAGCCACCGTGATCGGGCGGCGCACCTTCGAACTCGGCCTGCGGCCGTGGGGTGGCACGCCGTGGCCCGGCATACCGGGCTTCGTGGTCACTCATCGGATCAGGGAAGGCTTCCGCGGCGACAACGGCGGGACGTTCGCCTTCGACGGGCTGGAGGCGGCGGTCCGGCGCGCCAAGGACGCCGCGGGGGACAAGGACGTCCTGGTGATGGGCGCGGACGTCGCCGGGCAACTGCTCGGCGCGGGCCTGCTCGACGAGGTCCATCTCCACCTCGCCCCGGTGCTGCTGGGGCAGGGGACCGGCCTGTTCGCCGGGCGCGGTGGTGAGTTGATCCCGGAGGGTGAACCCGTCGCGGGGATCGCCACTCACCTGAGGTTTCGTGTCGCGGGCGGCTCGTGA
- a CDS encoding MFS transporter, producing MTNVPASPETADSRSSGVSRSAFRRVLAGSTAGAVLEWYDFALYGILAATVLGPLFFPGGNGFAQLLLALATQGLGFVARPIGGIVFGHLGDRLGRKPMLVTTFLLLGLSTSAIGLLPTYSQVGIGATISLVVLRLIQGFALGGEFGAAVLMVSEYGSPKRRGFWSAWPQAGAPLGTVLATAVVGGIALVLPDSAFDQWGWRVGFLFAIPLLVVGFWIRRRIDESPVFQEAQARASADTVRERSSILETLAHPGPVLRGLGVRLGENVAFYVYTVFVVAYATKTFGYDKSDVLLAVAIGSLLQFVGMLAGGHWSDRVGRRIAMLVPALGLAVWAPVFFAIVQADNLPLLYLGVGVGAALHGLLAGPEAAWIAELFPTRRRFAGASLVFQGSSIIAGAPAPLIAVWLAEKQGPTAVVLYLVGTIAVTVVALLLSRETRGADLNSGQP from the coding sequence GTGACGAACGTGCCCGCCTCGCCCGAAACGGCCGATTCGAGGTCCAGCGGTGTCAGCCGGTCGGCGTTCCGGCGGGTACTGGCGGGCAGTACCGCGGGCGCCGTTCTCGAGTGGTACGACTTCGCGCTCTACGGAATCCTGGCGGCCACGGTGCTCGGCCCGCTGTTCTTCCCCGGCGGCAACGGGTTCGCCCAGTTGCTGCTGGCGCTGGCGACGCAAGGGCTCGGCTTCGTCGCCCGCCCGATCGGCGGCATCGTCTTCGGGCATCTCGGCGACCGCCTCGGGCGCAAACCCATGCTGGTGACCACTTTCCTGCTGCTCGGGTTGTCGACCTCCGCGATCGGGCTGCTCCCCACCTATTCGCAGGTCGGGATCGGGGCGACGATCTCGCTCGTCGTGCTGCGGCTGATCCAGGGATTCGCCCTCGGCGGCGAGTTCGGCGCGGCGGTGCTGATGGTCAGCGAATACGGGAGCCCGAAACGGCGCGGTTTCTGGTCGGCGTGGCCGCAGGCGGGAGCGCCGCTGGGCACGGTGCTGGCCACGGCCGTGGTCGGCGGGATCGCCTTGGTACTCCCCGACAGCGCCTTCGACCAGTGGGGATGGCGGGTCGGGTTCCTGTTCGCGATCCCGCTGCTGGTCGTCGGCTTCTGGATCCGGCGGCGCATCGACGAGTCGCCGGTGTTCCAGGAAGCACAGGCACGGGCATCCGCGGACACCGTCCGGGAACGGTCGAGCATCCTCGAAACCCTCGCCCACCCCGGCCCCGTCCTGCGCGGCCTCGGCGTGCGGCTGGGCGAAAACGTGGCCTTCTACGTCTACACCGTCTTCGTGGTCGCTTATGCCACGAAGACTTTCGGCTACGACAAATCCGACGTGCTCCTCGCCGTCGCCATCGGGTCGCTGCTGCAGTTCGTGGGGATGCTCGCCGGCGGCCATTGGTCCGACCGCGTCGGGCGGCGGATCGCCATGCTGGTCCCCGCGCTCGGCCTCGCGGTCTGGGCGCCGGTCTTCTTCGCGATCGTCCAGGCCGACAATCTGCCCCTGCTCTACCTCGGCGTCGGTGTCGGCGCCGCGCTGCACGGGCTCCTCGCGGGGCCGGAAGCGGCTTGGATCGCCGAACTCTTCCCCACGCGCCGCCGTTTCGCCGGGGCTTCCCTGGTCTTCCAAGGATCTTCGATCATCGCCGGTGCGCCGGCGCCGCTCATCGCGGTGTGGCTGGCCGAAAAGCAGGGCCCCACGGCGGTCGTGCTGTACCTCGTGGGCACGATCGCCGTCACCGTCGTCGCCCTGCTCCTCAGCCGCGAAACCCGTGGTGCGGACCTGAATTCCGGGCAACCCTAG
- a CDS encoding VOC family protein: protein MTVQLNHTIINATDRAATAAFLVSILGLPEPAEFGPFLVVQTGNGVSLDVMHSTEEFSKQHYAFLVEEDEFDTIFGRIREGGVPYWAGPGHSGAGEINTNDGGRGVYFDDPDGHVLEILTRPYGSGAS from the coding sequence ATGACAGTGCAGCTGAATCACACCATCATCAACGCCACCGACCGGGCCGCGACGGCGGCCTTCCTGGTCTCGATCCTGGGACTGCCCGAGCCGGCCGAATTCGGCCCGTTCCTGGTGGTCCAGACCGGCAACGGGGTCTCGCTCGATGTCATGCACAGCACCGAGGAGTTCTCCAAACAGCACTACGCGTTCCTGGTCGAGGAGGACGAGTTCGACACGATCTTCGGGCGGATCCGCGAAGGAGGTGTGCCGTATTGGGCCGGGCCGGGGCATAGCGGCGCGGGGGAGATCAACACCAATGACGGCGGCCGGGGTGTCTACTTCGACGATCCGGACGGTCACGTGCTGGAGATCCTCACCCGGCCGTACGGATCCGGCGCCTCCTAG
- a CDS encoding VCBS repeat-containing protein, whose amino-acid sequence MRALVMAGVAGLLTLILAPPAAASGVPEQWSAGPFTAQVAVMAGDVDGDGKDDLVSYNTYLYGCYVMRSNGSAFQPQQNWGAGDFLSSGFNGNANFVGDMDNDGRADAIAVRLPTPSTPQGIFVAKSITDWYGVDRFGTPTQWLNNYIAGDYGNLAADLDGDGDTDVIGLFSQVTLAARSDGTKTLPLTAWAPPIRGGKATLAADATGDGKADLILVDAGGTRVVAGTANRWFDTPVSWSATPFHGGKKTLTADIDADGDADLIAVNDTDVQVMRSTGTSYSPPESWYAGAFFGTKETLTADVDGDGDADLVAVNANDVWVLRSQ is encoded by the coding sequence ATGCGTGCTTTGGTGATGGCCGGTGTGGCCGGTCTGCTCACCCTGATCCTCGCCCCGCCGGCGGCGGCCTCGGGCGTACCGGAACAGTGGTCGGCCGGACCGTTCACGGCGCAGGTCGCGGTCATGGCGGGGGACGTCGATGGCGACGGCAAGGACGATCTGGTCAGCTACAACACCTATCTGTACGGGTGCTACGTGATGCGGTCGAACGGTTCGGCCTTCCAGCCACAGCAGAACTGGGGCGCAGGCGACTTCCTGAGCAGTGGCTTCAACGGCAACGCCAACTTCGTCGGCGACATGGACAACGATGGTCGCGCCGACGCCATCGCCGTCCGGCTGCCCACACCCTCGACACCGCAAGGCATCTTCGTCGCGAAGTCGATCACCGACTGGTATGGCGTGGACCGTTTCGGGACGCCCACGCAGTGGCTGAACAACTACATCGCCGGTGACTACGGGAATCTGGCCGCGGATCTGGACGGCGACGGCGACACCGACGTGATCGGCCTGTTCAGCCAGGTCACCCTGGCGGCGAGGTCGGACGGCACCAAGACCCTGCCCTTGACCGCCTGGGCACCGCCCATCCGCGGCGGGAAGGCGACCCTGGCGGCCGACGCGACGGGTGACGGCAAGGCCGACCTCATCCTCGTCGACGCCGGCGGCACCAGAGTCGTGGCAGGCACCGCGAACCGCTGGTTCGACACCCCGGTGTCGTGGTCGGCGACTCCTTTCCACGGCGGCAAAAAGACCCTCACCGCGGATATCGACGCCGATGGCGACGCCGACCTCATCGCGGTCAACGACACGGACGTGCAGGTGATGCGCTCCACCGGGACGAGCTATTCCCCGCCGGAATCGTGGTACGCGGGCGCCTTCTTCGGCACGAAGGAGACGCTCACGGCCGACGTCGACGGGGATGGCGACGCGGACCTCGTCGCGGTGAACGCCAACGACGTCTGGGTGCTCCGCTCGCAGTAG